The following are from one region of the Raphanus sativus cultivar WK10039 unplaced genomic scaffold, ASM80110v3 Scaffold2802, whole genome shotgun sequence genome:
- the LOC130506010 gene encoding uncharacterized protein LOC130506010 — protein sequence MAGGRKRLRNRGGGTSYGNTFLGQTSDPSASTSHSSDYVPESQIPSVPYVRPQAYDPAAVVPPYYPQYDASYFPYEEPERDQQPQQPPQQSQQQPPQPAPQPAPQPAPQPAPHPAPPGWCIPDSRAGSYSSRSSSRFVGSTSNAPYARYVEDILQMPGREGLPILDPDLRPGTTW from the coding sequence ATGGCTGGCGGTAGAAAGAGACTTAGAAACCGTGGCGGAGGGACCTCATACGGGAATACTTTTCTCGGTCAGACGTCGGATCCATCAGCTTCTACTTCCCACTCTTCAGACTATGTCCCCGAGAGCCAAATTCCCAGCGTGCCTTATGTGCGTCCGCAGGCGTACGATCCTGCTGCAGTCGTACCTCCATACTATCCGCAGTATGATGCCTCGTACTTTCCGTATGAGGAGCCTGAGCGTGATCAGCAGCCGCAGCAGCCTCCACAACAGTCTCAACAGCAGCCTCCACAGCCTGCTCCACAGCCTGCTCCACAGCCTGCTCCACAACCTGCTCCACACCCAGCCCCACCAGGCTGGTGCATACCAGATTCCAGAGCAGGTTCCTATAGCTCCCGGTCTTCATCCAGATTTGTTGGTTCCACATCGAATGCACCATATGCAAGATATGTGGAAGACATTCTCCAGATGCCGGGACGAGAAGGTTTACCAATCCTTGATCCAGATCTACGACCCGGCACGACttggtaa